One window from the genome of Candidatus Fermentibacter sp. encodes:
- a CDS encoding DUF2259 domain-containing protein, translating to MPPLLAALLPALFAPGPGWSNSATSAEFLGFSSDARFAAWEEYGIQDGSGFPVSIITVLGLGDCRLAGRFEIVLEDGCGDLGTARDLCREEASGLLDSLSEEWLEGRLCVLHLPTDLSAPRDSARFHSWRPVPGYHVGDRTVILTSEAVHGTELEEYWLLVPELLSVSVRDNATGVLRVIRRDTETDPGLSGMFGYGIEGIWALGDSAFAVSIQSLRLGFEGPDLMYEYAGWRD from the coding sequence ATGCCCCCCCTGCTCGCGGCCCTGCTTCCCGCCCTGTTCGCGCCCGGGCCGGGCTGGAGCAACTCGGCGACTTCCGCGGAGTTCCTGGGCTTCTCGTCCGACGCCCGCTTCGCCGCCTGGGAGGAGTACGGCATCCAGGACGGCAGCGGATTCCCGGTCTCCATCATCACCGTCCTCGGCCTCGGGGACTGCCGTCTCGCGGGGCGCTTCGAGATCGTGCTGGAGGACGGGTGCGGAGACCTCGGGACCGCGAGGGACCTCTGCCGTGAAGAAGCCTCGGGGCTGCTCGACTCGCTCTCGGAGGAATGGCTCGAGGGCCGGCTGTGCGTGCTGCACCTCCCCACCGACCTGTCCGCCCCCCGGGATTCGGCCAGGTTCCACTCCTGGAGGCCCGTTCCGGGATACCACGTCGGCGACAGGACGGTCATCCTGACCTCGGAGGCCGTCCACGGCACGGAACTCGAGGAGTACTGGCTCCTGGTCCCCGAGCTGCTCTCCGTTTCCGTCAGGGACAACGCGACAGGCGTCCTCAGGGTGATCAGACGCGACACGGAGACGGATCCCGGGCTGTCGGGCATGTTCGGCTACGGGATCGAGGGGATCTGGGCGCTGGGCGACAGCGCCTTCGCCGTATCGATACAGTCGCTCAGGCTGGGATTCGAGGGGCCGGACCTGATGTACGAATACGCCGGCTGGCGGGACTAG
- a CDS encoding ABC transporter ATP-binding protein: MDSRLRLESLVKSYGRKRALDGLSLEVRSGEIFGLLGPNGAGKTTTLKIVAGLVIPDSGAVEVSGIDAIRHPDRAREISAFVPDQPTLYPKLTGREFLRFIARARRLDPASSESRIGFCEELFDMQGWLDARAESYSHGMTQRVALSAAFLSKPDLYVIDEPMVGLDPASAGTFHRMCRAAADSGSAVVLSTHTLPIALRICDRIGIINGGRLASLVETSSIGEEGLEKLFFELTGTAPLEAAGYFAAGSPLPGMV, from the coding sequence ATGGATAGCAGGCTCAGGCTCGAGTCGCTGGTGAAGTCCTACGGCAGGAAGAGGGCGCTGGACGGTCTCTCCCTCGAGGTGCGGAGCGGCGAGATCTTCGGCCTCCTCGGACCCAACGGGGCGGGGAAGACGACAACGCTCAAGATCGTGGCCGGTCTGGTGATACCCGATTCGGGCGCCGTCGAGGTGTCGGGGATCGACGCCATAAGGCACCCCGACAGGGCGCGGGAGATCTCGGCCTTCGTGCCCGACCAGCCGACGCTCTACCCGAAACTCACGGGCAGGGAGTTCCTGAGGTTCATAGCCAGGGCCAGGAGGCTCGATCCCGCATCGTCGGAGTCCAGGATAGGATTCTGCGAGGAGCTTTTCGACATGCAGGGATGGCTGGACGCCAGGGCGGAATCCTACTCTCACGGCATGACGCAGAGGGTCGCTCTCTCCGCCGCGTTCCTCTCGAAACCCGACCTCTACGTGATCGACGAGCCCATGGTCGGGCTGGACCCGGCCTCTGCCGGGACCTTCCACAGGATGTGCCGGGCCGCGGCCGATTCGGGGTCCGCGGTCGTGCTCTCCACCCACACGCTCCCGATCGCGCTCCGGATCTGCGACAGGATAGGCATCATCAACGGGGGCAGGCTGGCTTCGCTTGTCGAGACCTCGTCCATAGGCGAGGAGGGGCTCGAGAAGCTCTTCTTCGAACTCACCGGGACAGCCCCCCTGGAGGCTGCCGGCTACTTCGCGGCCGGATCGCCCCTGCCCGGCATGGTCTAG